The Pseudomonas baetica genome includes a region encoding these proteins:
- the sigX gene encoding RNA polymerase sigma factor SigX, giving the protein MNKAQTLSTRYDPRELSDEELVARSHTELFHVTRAYEELMRRYQRTLFNVCARYLGNDRDADDVCQEVMLKVLYGLKNFEGKSKFKTWLYSITYNECITQYRKERRKRRLMDALSLDPLEEASEEKAPKPEEKGGLDRWLVYVNPIDREILVLRFVAELEFQEIADIMHMGLSATKMRYKRALDKLREKFAGIAET; this is encoded by the coding sequence TTGAATAAAGCCCAAACGCTATCCACGCGCTACGACCCCCGCGAACTCTCTGATGAGGAGTTGGTCGCGCGCTCGCATACCGAGCTTTTTCACGTAACGCGCGCTTATGAAGAACTGATGCGGCGTTACCAGCGAACATTATTTAACGTTTGTGCGAGATATCTTGGGAACGATCGCGACGCAGACGATGTCTGTCAGGAAGTCATGTTGAAGGTGCTGTACGGCCTGAAGAACTTCGAGGGCAAATCGAAGTTCAAGACATGGCTATACAGCATCACGTACAACGAATGTATTACGCAGTATCGGAAGGAACGGCGAAAGCGTCGCTTGATGGACGCATTGAGTCTTGACCCCCTCGAGGAAGCGTCCGAAGAAAAGGCGCCAAAACCCGAGGAGAAGGGCGGGCTTGATCGCTGGCTGGTGTATGTGAACCCGATTGACCGCGAAATTCTGGTGCTACGATTTGTCGCAGAGCTGGAATTTCAGGAGATCGCAGACATCATGCACATGGGTTTGAGTGCGACAAAAATGCGTTACAAACGTGCTCTAGATAAATTGCGTGAGAAATTTGCAGGCATTGCTGAAACTTAG
- the rraA gene encoding ribonuclease E activity regulator RraA — protein sequence MNHYLTPDLCDAYPELVQVLEPMFSNFGGRDSFGGEIVTIKCFEDNSRVKEQVELKGNGKVLVVDGGGSLRHALLGDMLAEKAAKNGWEGLVIYGCIRDVDIIAQTDLGVQALASHPRKSNRRGLGDLDVPVTFAGVTFHPGHYIYADNNGVIISPSPLKMPE from the coding sequence ATGAACCATTACCTCACGCCTGACCTGTGCGACGCCTATCCGGAGCTGGTGCAGGTGCTGGAACCGATGTTCAGCAATTTCGGCGGCCGTGATTCGTTCGGCGGCGAAATCGTGACCATCAAATGCTTCGAAGACAACTCGCGGGTCAAGGAGCAGGTCGAGCTCAAGGGGAATGGCAAGGTACTGGTGGTCGACGGTGGTGGTTCGCTGCGTCACGCCCTGTTGGGGGACATGCTGGCCGAGAAAGCCGCGAAAAACGGTTGGGAAGGGCTGGTGATCTACGGTTGCATCCGCGACGTCGATATCATTGCGCAGACCGATCTGGGCGTGCAGGCCCTTGCTAGCCACCCGAGGAAGTCCAACAGGCGCGGGCTCGGCGACCTTGATGTTCCAGTCACTTTTGCCGGTGTGACGTTTCACCCGGGCCACTACATCTATGCGGACAACAACGGCGTAATCATCTCGCCGAGCCCGCTGAAGATGCCTGAATAA
- a CDS encoding mechanosensitive ion channel family protein — translation MELDLWTQSLVTAMTALWTKVANFIPNLFGALVVLLLGFVVAKLLDTLLSKLLAKLGLDRLMGGTGLTKLMSRAGLQVPISTLIGKIVYWFVLLIFLVSAAESLGLERVSATLDMLALYLPKVFGAALVLLVGVLLAQLANGLVRGAAEGVGLDYASGLGRIAQGLVIIISISVAISQLEVKTDLLNHVIVIVLITVGLAVALAMGLGSREIAGQILAGIYVRELYQVGQQVRVGEVEGQIEEIGTVKTTLLTDEGELVSLSNRILLEQHVSSR, via the coding sequence ATGGAACTTGATCTCTGGACTCAGAGCCTCGTCACTGCAATGACTGCGTTGTGGACCAAAGTCGCCAACTTCATCCCGAACCTGTTCGGCGCACTGGTTGTGCTGCTGTTGGGTTTCGTCGTGGCCAAGCTGCTCGACACCTTGTTGTCCAAGTTGCTCGCCAAGCTGGGCCTGGATCGCCTGATGGGTGGCACCGGGCTGACCAAATTGATGTCACGTGCCGGGCTGCAAGTGCCGATCTCGACCCTGATCGGCAAGATCGTCTATTGGTTCGTTCTGCTGATTTTTCTGGTTTCTGCAGCAGAATCCCTTGGACTTGAGCGAGTTTCAGCTACGCTGGACATGTTGGCGCTGTATTTGCCGAAAGTATTCGGCGCCGCGCTGGTGTTGCTGGTAGGCGTTTTGCTCGCACAATTGGCCAATGGGCTGGTGCGCGGGGCGGCAGAAGGCGTAGGCCTGGACTACGCTTCGGGGCTGGGGCGAATTGCTCAGGGGCTGGTGATCATCATCAGCATCTCGGTCGCGATCAGTCAGCTTGAAGTGAAGACTGACCTGCTGAACCATGTGATTGTCATCGTATTGATTACCGTTGGTCTGGCCGTTGCGCTGGCCATGGGCCTGGGAAGCCGGGAAATTGCCGGTCAGATTCTTGCGGGAATCTATGTGCGTGAGCTGTATCAGGTTGGGCAACAAGTGCGTGTTGGCGAGGTCGAAGGCCAGATCGAAGAGATCGGCACGGTTAAAACCACATTGCTGACCGATGAGGGTGAGCTAGTCTCTCTCTCCAATCGGATCCTGCTGGAACAGCATGTGAGTAGCCGCTAA
- a CDS encoding CrfX protein, whose product MHDPFEQSLRDMLNASPSSRDDDACLGRVLKTANRQVGAGDLFSLLGRWLPALMIALNNGSAHVSPVSRLRKPVARTADKAD is encoded by the coding sequence ATGCACGATCCGTTTGAACAGTCTTTGCGCGACATGCTCAACGCTTCGCCGTCCAGCCGCGACGACGATGCATGCCTGGGGCGCGTACTCAAAACCGCCAACCGCCAGGTGGGTGCCGGTGATCTGTTCAGCCTGCTGGGCCGCTGGCTGCCCGCGCTGATGATCGCCCTGAATAATGGATCGGCCCATGTGTCGCCGGTTTCCCGTCTTCGTAAACCTGTTGCTCGCACTGCTGATAAGGCTGATTGA
- a CDS encoding zinc transporter ZntB, giving the protein MFEEENAQWGLVHALVLDGKGGARSIARTELDDLQLQAHESLWLHWDRSHPQTQTWLRKSSGLIEFTCDLLLEENTRPRLLPLPDSELLLFLRGVNLNPGAEPEDMVSVRIFASAQRVISLRLRPLRATDELLAMLEEGKGPKTSSELMLYLAQLLTNKVQDLVTCLSEIADEEEEKMDADERYTPEHGAILHIRRRAAGLKRFLAPQRDIFGQLTRIKLPWFVDDDADYWNELNNSLTRYLEELELTRERVGLVLEAEDRRLSLRMNRTMYRFGIITCIFLPMSFITGLLGINVGGIPFASSPYGFLIACLTVLAMAFGQWWLFRRLRWV; this is encoded by the coding sequence ATGTTCGAGGAAGAAAACGCGCAGTGGGGGCTGGTGCATGCCCTGGTGCTGGACGGTAAAGGCGGTGCGCGTTCGATAGCCCGGACTGAACTCGACGATTTGCAACTGCAGGCCCATGAAAGCCTGTGGCTGCATTGGGACCGCAGTCATCCGCAAACCCAGACCTGGCTACGCAAATCCAGCGGCCTCATTGAGTTCACCTGCGACCTGCTGTTGGAAGAGAACACCCGGCCGCGTCTGTTGCCGTTGCCGGATTCCGAGCTGCTGCTGTTCTTGCGCGGGGTCAACCTCAATCCGGGCGCCGAGCCGGAAGACATGGTCTCGGTGCGGATTTTTGCCTCCGCTCAGCGCGTTATCTCCCTGCGTTTGCGTCCGTTGCGTGCCACTGATGAATTGCTGGCGATGCTGGAGGAGGGCAAGGGCCCGAAAACCTCTTCTGAGCTGATGCTTTATCTGGCGCAGTTGCTCACTAACAAGGTGCAGGATCTGGTCACTTGCCTCTCGGAAATCGCCGATGAGGAAGAAGAAAAAATGGATGCCGACGAACGGTATACCCCTGAGCATGGCGCCATTTTGCACATCCGTCGCAGGGCGGCCGGACTGAAGCGGTTTCTTGCTCCGCAACGGGATATTTTCGGACAACTGACGCGGATAAAACTGCCTTGGTTTGTCGATGACGATGCCGACTACTGGAACGAATTGAACAACAGCCTGACCCGCTATCTGGAAGAGCTCGAATTGACACGAGAGCGCGTGGGGCTTGTGCTGGAGGCTGAAGACCGGCGTTTGAGCCTGCGCATGAATCGCACGATGTATCGCTTCGGCATCATCACCTGCATCTTCTTGCCGATGAGTTTTATCACCGGGCTACTGGGTATCAATGTCGGCGGAATTCCCTTCGCGAGTAGCCCTTATGGTTTCCTGATTGCCTGTTTGACGGTGCTCGCAATGGCCTTCGGACAATGGTGGTTATTCCGCCGTTTGCGCTGGGTTTGA